From one Lactiplantibacillus paraplantarum genomic stretch:
- a CDS encoding family 20 glycosylhydrolase has translation MKYRHYFTQLLIFISPLILLCFSQPRTATANSSTLNTSQGVMLDLGRHPLDETAIKAVISAAAEQHMQYVELHLSDNEHLCFQSAYLGNAASATVLSATTLEQLVAYANQLNIELVPDVDLPSHAGAILRQLQQTHPDIYNTVKLDDETIDYTKPAAISLATTLYGELDASFNNQSQHDLMLGADEVPGSASAYIELTTFINQVSRFQNQHGFNTSIWNDSLLKNELTRLDSNITINYWSQSGNNTDVAIIADRYANRVSVPDILASGHPIVNCNSYATYYQIKNIGNVNDDDYFINYLNHTFRPNIFNEIDTNGHNQDWTIEDGVTTNGILVSLWGADSEHVTPTAIVNFIKRMTIPRSF, from the coding sequence ATGAAGTACCGACATTACTTTACACAACTATTAATATTTATTAGCCCGCTGATTCTTCTTTGCTTCAGCCAGCCCCGTACGGCAACTGCCAATTCATCAACATTGAATACTAGTCAAGGGGTCATGTTAGATTTAGGCCGCCATCCGTTAGATGAAACTGCAATTAAAGCCGTCATTAGTGCTGCTGCCGAACAACACATGCAATACGTCGAACTACACTTATCAGATAACGAACATCTATGCTTTCAATCGGCTTATTTAGGTAATGCCGCATCGGCAACCGTATTATCGGCGACGACTTTAGAACAGCTAGTTGCTTATGCCAATCAGTTGAACATTGAACTAGTTCCTGATGTTGACCTTCCCTCGCACGCGGGAGCCATTTTACGCCAATTGCAACAAACTCATCCCGATATTTACAATACCGTTAAGTTGGATGACGAAACCATCGACTATACTAAACCGGCAGCAATCAGTCTCGCTACCACACTTTATGGCGAGCTCGATGCTAGTTTTAACAATCAAAGCCAGCACGATTTGATGCTCGGCGCTGATGAGGTTCCTGGCAGCGCTAGCGCCTATATCGAACTGACCACCTTTATCAATCAGGTCAGTCGATTTCAAAATCAACACGGCTTCAACACTAGTATTTGGAATGATTCGCTATTAAAAAATGAACTCACTCGTCTGGATTCAAACATTACAATCAATTACTGGTCACAATCTGGTAACAATACCGATGTGGCTATCATTGCCGACCGCTATGCCAACCGTGTATCCGTTCCCGACATTTTAGCCTCTGGGCATCCGATCGTGAACTGTAATAGTTATGCGACCTATTATCAAATCAAAAATATTGGCAATGTCAATGATGACGATTACTTTATTAATTATCTTAATCACACCTTTCGCCCGAATATCTTTAACGAAATTGACACCAATGGGCATAATCAGGATTGGACCATTGAAGATGGCGTCACAACTAACGGTATCTTAGTTAGCTTGTGGGGGGCCGATTCAGAGCATGTTACACCAACTGCCATCGTCAATTTCATTAAACGTATGACGATTCCACGGTCATTTTAA
- a CDS encoding glycosyltransferase family 2 protein produces the protein MSNKRRFLYFLAIALSIIYLLWRIFFTIPWQANIFTLIFALLLVISEILSNLTGFILIFFRMLSTKKKWNLVIPDYSTSQPLPDVDLIIVTHNEDVDLLRKTINAATYIDYPDKSKVHIVVADDGNRPEVMALAKHYHVSYSGMENNQQAKSGNINHTLAKLHAPLFAIFDTDMIPFSGFLRNTVPLFTENFQQLTDDPDHTDPLGFVQTPQSFYNADIFQFNLFSEKIIPNEQDFFSRDVNILNGGNQRALFTGSNAVFLRQAVDEVGGFPTDTITEDFELGTMLNMAGYISLATKIPQSSGITPIDMKGVIKQRTRWARGVIQSCRNLHIFTNRHLSFINRIILLNTYFYWWAFFRRMIYMIAPILYALFKIQVVNANFWILMVIWAPGYFLLHYVMGDTSGMGDTAKIRNERWGEVQETFFAPYLFIPVILESLGIKAKKFKVTAKNVTYSLKDKLYILPYLTLWTITLVAIVKFNYGKYGSEILVGSVITFWLLMHFVNLSMCLFISMGRPVYRKNERFIRQVTGSVQSSDGQWHPILTEDVSEGGVAFQTTDGPVKDIAEGDTIKLTVKHQDFDVQLSGKVARISHRDDTTIYSVQVTVAPDKNRDHYLQLIYDGANKTLPSVQDTWVTPFDELYMNLVVRARTYERKLSRRFNRF, from the coding sequence ATGTCCAATAAGCGGCGTTTTCTTTATTTTCTAGCTATTGCGCTATCGATTATTTACTTATTATGGCGAATTTTCTTTACTATCCCATGGCAGGCTAATATTTTTACCTTGATTTTCGCCCTGTTACTCGTGATTAGTGAGATTCTCTCGAATCTGACCGGCTTTATTCTAATTTTCTTTCGTATGTTGTCAACTAAGAAAAAATGGAATTTAGTCATTCCAGACTACTCCACTAGTCAGCCACTGCCAGATGTTGATCTAATCATCGTTACACATAATGAAGACGTTGATTTATTGCGAAAGACCATCAATGCCGCGACTTATATCGACTACCCCGATAAAAGTAAGGTTCACATCGTCGTAGCAGATGACGGGAACCGTCCTGAAGTTATGGCGCTCGCGAAGCACTATCACGTTAGTTATTCTGGAATGGAAAATAATCAGCAAGCAAAATCCGGTAATATTAACCACACGTTGGCCAAATTACACGCGCCACTGTTTGCCATCTTCGATACTGACATGATTCCGTTCTCTGGATTTCTACGTAACACGGTACCGTTATTTACAGAAAATTTTCAACAGTTAACGGATGATCCTGACCATACCGATCCCCTGGGCTTTGTTCAAACCCCACAAAGCTTTTACAACGCGGACATTTTTCAATTTAATTTGTTTTCTGAGAAGATTATTCCAAACGAACAAGACTTTTTCTCACGCGACGTTAATATTTTAAACGGTGGTAATCAGCGCGCTCTTTTTACTGGTTCCAACGCCGTCTTTCTGCGCCAGGCTGTAGATGAAGTCGGTGGTTTTCCCACTGATACAATCACCGAAGATTTCGAGCTAGGAACCATGTTGAACATGGCTGGTTATATCAGTCTAGCCACCAAGATTCCACAGTCCAGTGGGATCACGCCAATTGATATGAAAGGAGTTATCAAGCAACGGACACGGTGGGCTCGGGGCGTTATTCAGAGCTGTCGCAACTTGCACATTTTCACCAATCGGCACCTATCATTTATCAATCGGATTATTCTGCTCAACACTTACTTTTATTGGTGGGCTTTTTTCCGTCGAATGATTTATATGATTGCACCTATCTTATATGCGTTATTTAAAATTCAAGTTGTGAATGCCAATTTTTGGATCTTAATGGTAATTTGGGCACCCGGTTACTTCCTATTACACTATGTCATGGGTGACACTTCTGGTATGGGTGACACAGCTAAGATTCGTAACGAACGCTGGGGTGAAGTTCAAGAGACTTTTTTCGCACCATACCTATTCATTCCTGTCATTCTTGAAAGTCTTGGCATTAAAGCCAAAAAATTCAAGGTCACGGCCAAGAATGTGACTTACTCACTTAAAGATAAATTGTACATCTTACCGTACCTAACATTATGGACCATCACCTTAGTCGCCATTGTTAAGTTCAATTATGGTAAATATGGTTCCGAAATTCTGGTTGGTAGCGTGATAACCTTCTGGCTTTTAATGCACTTTGTTAATCTCAGCATGTGTTTATTTATTTCCATGGGGCGCCCCGTTTACCGCAAAAATGAACGTTTTATTCGTCAAGTAACTGGTTCCGTTCAATCGAGTGACGGCCAATGGCATCCCATCTTGACAGAAGATGTTTCTGAAGGCGGGGTTGCATTTCAAACCACCGATGGCCCCGTTAAAGATATTGCGGAAGGCGACACAATCAAATTAACGGTTAAACATCAAGATTTTGATGTCCAACTAAGTGGTAAAGTTGCCCGCATCAGTCATCGAGATGATACAACTATCTACAGTGTCCAAGTGACCGTGGCTCCTGATAAAAATCGGGATCATTATTTACAATTAATTTACGATGGTGCTAACAAAACACTGCCTAGTGTTCAAGATACTTGGGTCACCCCGTTTGACGAGCTCTACATGAACTTAGTAGTGCGCGCACGTACCTATGAACGTAAACTCAGTCGACGGTTTAACCGCTTTTAG
- a CDS encoding bifunctional glycosyltransferase family 2/GtrA family protein gives MLQIGIIIPALNPDDKLIALIRDFINAPTLMTNVKELIIVDDGSDYAHQSIFTQLASLPLANLTILHHSTNRGKGAALKTGFSYIQAHFPMLTGIATMDADGQHTVVALNSCLNKFTDNPQRLVIGVRHFTNKIPFRSQFGNVLTSSLVRLLTHQNISDTQTGLRIIPMKYLAVLIHIPGDRFEFEFDMLLQAKKYHIQVIEQPIPTIYLDGNSSSHFRVIRDSIAIYARFFKFAASGLISFAIDISLFYIVLFLIGNHILNSILVATIVSRVLSSVVNYAINHRVVFNRAGHQTLIKYVCLFIVQMFASGFLTDALTAILPTSNGQLMPTIAKMIVDFILFMISYQIQRDFIFKEGPQHVQ, from the coding sequence ATGTTACAAATTGGAATTATCATTCCGGCGCTCAATCCAGATGACAAGCTGATTGCTTTAATTCGGGATTTTATTAACGCGCCCACTTTGATGACAAACGTAAAAGAATTAATTATTGTGGATGACGGTAGTGATTACGCTCATCAGTCAATCTTTACTCAGCTAGCGTCACTGCCACTAGCGAATTTAACCATCCTCCACCATTCAACTAATCGCGGTAAGGGTGCCGCTTTAAAGACTGGTTTTAGTTATATTCAAGCTCACTTTCCAATGCTGACTGGTATTGCCACCATGGACGCCGATGGGCAACACACTGTCGTAGCACTTAATAGTTGTCTAAATAAATTCACCGATAATCCGCAACGACTCGTAATTGGTGTCCGACACTTTACTAATAAGATTCCATTTCGTAGCCAGTTTGGAAACGTACTGACAAGTAGCTTGGTCCGACTACTAACTCACCAGAATATCTCTGACACCCAAACGGGGCTACGCATTATTCCCATGAAATACTTGGCAGTCCTCATTCACATTCCCGGTGATCGGTTTGAATTTGAATTCGACATGCTCCTCCAAGCTAAGAAATATCATATTCAAGTTATCGAACAACCAATTCCGACAATTTATCTCGATGGCAATTCATCTTCCCACTTTCGAGTCATTCGGGATTCAATTGCGATCTATGCTCGTTTTTTTAAGTTTGCGGCCAGTGGGTTGATTTCCTTTGCCATTGATATTAGTTTGTTTTATATTGTTCTATTCTTAATAGGCAATCACATCTTGAACAGTATCCTAGTAGCCACGATAGTTTCGCGAGTGCTTTCTTCCGTTGTTAACTACGCCATCAATCATCGCGTTGTCTTTAACCGGGCTGGCCACCAAACATTGATCAAATATGTTTGCTTATTTATCGTGCAAATGTTCGCATCTGGCTTTTTGACAGATGCCTTAACTGCGATCTTGCCAACATCAAATGGTCAACTCATGCCGACCATTGCCAAAATGATTGTTGATTTTATCTTATTCATGATTAGTTATCAGATTCAACGAGATTTCATCTTTAAAGAGGGGCCTCAACATGTCCAATAA
- a CDS encoding nucleotidyltransferase family protein, producing the protein MTNEQQIIHIIQTTPTLMTILHLIQDCHLKQGALAAGSIRNTVWQVLSGQPVQLGSDIDVVFFDPERPASDDLQIYQHLTSKAPEYQWQVKNEVYMAHYNFADNPEFTSVTDAIGHFVETPTCIGAFLDGDRVQLIAPHGVDDLVNFHCRPIPYYCQDTKHLAIYQQRMAQKQWQHQWHQLKIIDF; encoded by the coding sequence ATGACTAACGAACAACAAATTATTCATATTATTCAAACAACTCCCACTTTAATGACCATTCTTCATCTAATTCAAGACTGCCACCTAAAGCAAGGTGCATTGGCAGCCGGTAGCATTCGCAATACGGTTTGGCAAGTGCTTAGCGGGCAGCCAGTACAACTCGGCAGTGATATTGACGTCGTCTTTTTTGATCCCGAACGACCAGCCAGTGATGATTTACAGATCTACCAACACCTCACTAGTAAAGCCCCTGAGTATCAGTGGCAAGTGAAAAACGAAGTCTACATGGCCCATTATAATTTTGCTGATAATCCTGAATTCACTTCCGTCACGGATGCAATTGGCCACTTTGTCGAAACACCAACTTGTATTGGTGCCTTCTTAGATGGAGATCGCGTCCAATTAATTGCTCCACATGGCGTGGATGACTTAGTAAACTTTCATTGCCGACCTATTCCCTATTATTGCCAAGATACCAAGCATCTAGCAATCTATCAGCAACGAATGGCCCAAAAACAGTGGCAGCACCAATGGCATCAATTAAAGATAATCGATTTTTAA
- a CDS encoding Crp/Fnr family transcriptional regulator, with protein sequence MHSKMDCVSRSPLFAPLTPAVKAKLITVTHHRKFYQKGQLIRQPLDHQEGMLILDEGTAKIYALAVNGKEKIIELLRSGDVVGQHWLFAPHENQGFIQATSDAWVCSIQYDDFQRLLGESASLSLAMINNFGNQLIEAEKNQTRRDLLDAKERLMAYLRDCAVESGQVEFELSLKKKELANILGITPETLSRQFRQLAAEGQIIVNKRQITIC encoded by the coding sequence ATGCATTCAAAAATGGATTGTGTGAGTCGCTCACCATTATTCGCACCGCTAACCCCAGCGGTGAAAGCCAAATTAATCACGGTGACCCATCACCGGAAGTTTTATCAAAAAGGGCAGTTGATTCGCCAGCCACTTGACCATCAGGAAGGCATGCTCATTCTTGATGAGGGTACCGCCAAAATCTATGCACTGGCCGTTAATGGTAAGGAGAAAATTATTGAGTTGTTGCGTAGTGGTGACGTGGTCGGCCAACACTGGTTATTTGCCCCGCATGAAAATCAAGGCTTCATTCAAGCAACGAGTGATGCGTGGGTCTGTTCCATTCAATATGATGATTTTCAGCGGTTATTAGGTGAATCAGCCAGCTTGTCGTTAGCAATGATTAATAATTTTGGCAACCAATTGATTGAAGCTGAGAAAAATCAAACTCGCCGTGATTTGTTAGATGCCAAAGAACGATTGATGGCGTATTTGCGAGATTGTGCCGTTGAATCCGGACAAGTCGAGTTTGAATTGTCGTTGAAGAAGAAGGAATTGGCGAATATTTTGGGGATTACTCCCGAAACCCTGAGTCGTCAGTTCAGACAATTGGCGGCTGAAGGGCAGATTATCGTCAATAAGCGCCAGATAACAATTTGTTAG
- a CDS encoding NUDIX domain-containing protein, whose product MLQKRTDFNQWGLIGGALEFGETAEQACVREYQEETGLQVAVQSLMGVSSGHVQRYPNGDVAQTVVVEFVVKAIGGHLNAFNKETAALAYFDAAHLPPIFNTQHRQSIQRYYAGAYPYFD is encoded by the coding sequence TTGCTCCAAAAGCGGACCGATTTTAATCAGTGGGGATTAATTGGCGGCGCGCTGGAATTTGGCGAGACCGCTGAACAGGCTTGCGTGCGTGAGTACCAAGAAGAGACTGGTTTACAAGTGGCCGTTCAGTCGCTGATGGGCGTGTCAAGTGGTCATGTTCAACGTTATCCGAATGGTGATGTTGCTCAAACGGTGGTGGTTGAGTTTGTGGTTAAAGCAATTGGTGGCCACTTGAACGCGTTTAATAAGGAGACGGCAGCGTTGGCCTATTTTGATGCGGCACACTTACCCCCAATCTTCAATACGCAGCATCGTCAAAGCATTCAGCGCTACTATGCAGGTGCGTATCCTTATTTTGACTAG
- a CDS encoding TetR/AcrR family transcriptional regulator codes for MTQLNQRRRGDQLEKAIYDTTYTLLSQHGLDHVTFSRVAAAAATSRSVLYRYWDSTFDLIFHTIIYQIQKIPVELTTSPLNTGSLRTDLIQLAQHFIQQSSTGPFQYFRLLFATTMNTQNQRELTQLITQIDHANLALIDPILTNAQNHDELQLRPNQAAQLVLFQQLRYYDIINQPVITVQQLTDLVDQVVLPALRASGVANRHFHH; via the coding sequence GTGACCCAACTCAATCAACGTCGACGTGGCGATCAGCTAGAAAAAGCTATTTATGACACCACTTATACACTACTCAGTCAGCATGGCCTCGATCATGTTACCTTTTCACGAGTAGCCGCTGCGGCAGCGACTAGTCGCAGTGTCCTTTATCGCTATTGGGATTCGACCTTTGACCTCATCTTCCACACAATCATTTATCAAATTCAAAAAATTCCCGTTGAGCTAACGACCTCACCATTAAATACTGGCAGTCTCCGCACTGACCTTATTCAATTGGCCCAACACTTCATTCAGCAGTCCAGTACTGGACCTTTTCAATATTTCCGACTATTATTTGCAACGACCATGAATACGCAAAATCAGCGGGAACTTACCCAGCTAATTACGCAAATTGATCACGCTAACTTGGCCTTGATTGATCCCATTCTGACAAACGCACAAAATCACGATGAACTCCAACTTAGACCCAACCAGGCTGCACAATTAGTGTTATTTCAACAATTACGCTACTACGACATCATCAATCAGCCCGTGATAACTGTTCAGCAACTTACGGACCTTGTGGATCAAGTCGTTTTGCCAGCATTGCGAGCAAGTGGTGTTGCTAACCGGCATTTTCATCATTGA
- a CDS encoding FAD-dependent oxidoreductase, which translates to MAKIIIVGAAHGGRETVNGLLAANTDNEIHWYEHGQFATALDWDPADAEKERLALSQQVTLFDQTTVTKITPATHTITARNQRGQLQTDHYDRLVLSIGSLPIQLPIPGAELSGVRSIQNRASINELKLAAKSAAIKNVVVIGGGYIGMNFAALFKQTGKQVTVIDVNARPFSHNLDSEFTQILAAASVENGLQLKMEERVTAILGSTHVTAVHTNRGQYAADLVLVAVGNRPNTAWLRGTLALDSEGLIETDDYFQTSVPDIYAIGDATKVRFTPTGTKERITLGSAASHAGRLLAHNLLTNQPIVFPGVQATSALNAAGYYFAATGLNTQLAVRMHQPVLATYIAVPRLVAAAPARLNAIVHFKLFYDKAHRILGAQIMSTAELTAVINTVSLAIQMGATLEQLAYGDFFFQPGLSQPVDVLSTASLQALQTLATN; encoded by the coding sequence ATGGCAAAAATTATTATTGTCGGGGCTGCACATGGCGGCCGCGAAACGGTCAATGGCTTATTAGCAGCTAATACGGATAATGAGATTCATTGGTACGAGCACGGGCAATTCGCGACGGCTTTGGATTGGGATCCGGCGGATGCTGAAAAAGAGCGGTTGGCCTTGTCCCAGCAGGTGACTTTATTCGACCAAACGACGGTCACAAAAATTACCCCGGCGACCCACACAATCACTGCCCGTAATCAACGGGGGCAATTACAGACTGATCATTACGATCGATTGGTATTGAGCATTGGATCGCTACCAATCCAGTTACCGATTCCCGGAGCCGAATTATCCGGTGTTCGATCGATTCAAAACCGTGCCAGCATCAATGAGTTAAAATTGGCCGCTAAGTCAGCAGCAATTAAAAACGTGGTCGTGATTGGAGGCGGCTATATTGGGATGAATTTTGCAGCCTTATTTAAACAAACCGGCAAGCAAGTAACTGTTATTGATGTGAACGCTCGGCCATTCAGTCACAATCTTGATTCAGAATTCACGCAAATTTTAGCTGCAGCGAGTGTTGAGAATGGGCTGCAATTAAAGATGGAAGAGCGGGTGACGGCCATATTAGGTTCAACACACGTGACAGCGGTACACACGAATCGTGGTCAGTATGCTGCCGACTTAGTCCTTGTCGCAGTCGGCAACCGACCGAATACTGCATGGCTACGGGGAACTTTGGCGCTAGATTCTGAGGGATTAATTGAGACGGATGATTATTTTCAAACAAGTGTTCCAGATATTTACGCGATTGGCGATGCGACTAAAGTTCGGTTTACGCCCACGGGTACTAAAGAGCGGATCACTTTAGGCAGCGCGGCCAGTCATGCCGGTCGGCTATTAGCGCATAACTTGTTAACGAATCAGCCAATTGTGTTTCCCGGCGTTCAGGCAACTTCCGCGCTTAATGCGGCGGGATATTACTTTGCTGCTACGGGCCTAAACACGCAACTAGCTGTCCGTATGCACCAACCAGTGTTAGCGACTTACATCGCGGTTCCCCGATTGGTGGCAGCAGCACCGGCTCGACTGAATGCGATCGTTCATTTTAAGTTGTTTTATGATAAAGCTCATCGAATACTAGGTGCACAAATAATGTCAACAGCAGAATTAACGGCGGTCATCAATACCGTTTCGCTCGCAATCCAGATGGGGGCCACGCTTGAGCAATTAGCCTATGGCGACTTCTTCTTTCAACCGGGATTAAGTCAACCGGTGGATGTGCTCAGTACGGCTAGTTTACAGGCGTTACAAACTTTAGCCACTAACTAG